Below is a window of Pyrobaculum aerophilum str. IM2 DNA.
CGTTTTAAGCCTTCTTCTCAGACTCTTTCTTCTTCTCTTCCACTTTTTTCGGTGGGGCGCACATAGTCACAAATTTATATTTAGAATTTAAATTTTTCGAATAAAGAGGGGCTCACTAACTTGGCGAGGTAATCGCATAAGATGTCGGCGCATTTGACGCACATCTCGCCTTTGGGATCTGTTAAGCGTTTTTCAAGACAGCGCGCGCACCGCATTACCTCTTCGGGGGGATTTGGCGACAGCTTTTTCAAAAGGGCCGGTAGCGCCTCTACGCTCGGCGTGGGGCTGTGAGGGGGCCTGCCCAGTAGGCCCAGTATTAAAGAGCGCACGGCCACAAAGGCGTTGTAACAAGCCCACGGGTGGTCCCCCAGCTCCAGCCCTCTGAGCGCCTCTTTCATGTGTCTATAATGTCTCTCGAGCCACTTGGGGTGAATCACGTGGCGAATAAAATTTAACTATATATCACTCTCGCCACATGCTATTGTCCATGTGTAAAACCGCCTCTATTTTAGACTACCGGCCGGTGGTTTTTCTAGACGGCGAGGGCTACGTCAGAGTCACCGCCGACAATGGGAGGAGCATAGTGGCCAAGGCGGTGAGGGGGCCGTGTAAAGGGGTGTCTCGGGAAGTCGCTTTCCTCCTATATCCCTATTACGGCTGGGGGAGGATGGAGGTGGCGGCGGAATTCCAAATAGAGCCCGTGGACCCCGTCAGAGCCACGAGAGTTGTCATGAGAGTCCCCTTCGGCATCAGCGAGGTAGTGGTGAGGAGACAGCTGGAGGGCTATCCCATTTATGAGGGGTCTGTGGCGTTGGAGTACTTAGAACATATTGAATTCGGCGAGGTGGTGCACGTAGAGCCGTCGCAGTTTTCCGTTCTCACGTCTGAGACTAAGCTTAGGCTTGTGGAAGTCCCAGTGGAGGATTCAGAGATTATATTCTTGCGCCGTTAGTATATATATTATCCACAGGGTGGAAATAATGTTTTTCATAACGTTTTAGTATATGCCCATGCCAGCTCCTCTGGAGCCCCACGGCGGTCGTTTAGTATATAACGTAATTGAGGACAGAGATAAGGCGGCGGCTATGATACAAGGGCTGCCGTCTATTGAAATTGAGCCGACGTTAGGCCCCGACGGCTCGCCTATCCGCAACCCGTATAGAGAGATCATGTCTATTGCATACGGCTTCTTCAGCCCGGTGGAGGGCTTTATGACGAGAAATGAAGTGGAGTCGATTCTCAAAGAGAGGAGGCTTTTAAACGGCTGGCTCTTCCCCTTCCCCTTGATATACGACGTCGACGAGGAGAAGATTAAGGGCATTAAAGAGGGAGACTCAGTCCTTCTAAAGCTCAAGGGTAAGCCTCTCGCCGTGTTGAACGTTGAGGAAATATGGAGGCTTCCAGACCGCAAAGAGCTGGCCGATGCGGTCTTCGGCACGCCGGAGAGAAATAAGGAGGTTGTGAAGAAGAGATTTGACGAGAAACACCCAGGGTGGCTGATCTACCGATCGATGAGGCCGATGGCCCTCGCCGGAAAAATTACTGTTGTAAATCCGCCGAGGTTTAAAGAGCCTTACTCGCGGTTTTGGATGCCTCCGCGCGTCTCGAGGGAGTACGTGGAGAAAAAGGGGTGGCGGATAGTAGTTGCCCACCAGACTAGAAACGTCCCCCACATAGGCCACGAGATGCTTATGAAAAGGGCAATGTTCGTGGCGGGAGGCGAGAGGCCTGGAGACGCCGTTTTAGTCAACGCTATAATTGGCGCCAAGCGGCCTGGGGACTACGTGGATGAGGCGATTTTAGAAGGCCACGAGGCGTTGAACAAAGCCGGGTATTTCCACCCAGACCGCCACGTGGTCACCATGACGCTATGGGATATGCGCTACGGCAACCCTCTTGAGTCTCTTCTACACGGCATAATTAGGCAGAACATGGGGGCTACTCACCACATGTTCGGCCGCGACCACGCCGCGACTGGCGACTATTACGACCCCTACGCCACGCAGTACTTATGGACCAGAGGGCTCCCCAGCTACGGCTTAAACGAGCCTCCCCACATGACTGACAAGGGGCTGAGGATAAAGCCGGTTAACCTCGGCGAGTTCGCCTATTGTCCCAAATGCGGCGAGTATACATACCTCGGCATGTCCTACGAGGGGTATAAAGAAGTGGCGCTGTGTGGACACACGCCGGAGCGCATCTCCGGCTCCCTCCTCCGCGGCATTATAATAGAGGGCTTGAGGCCGCCTAAAGTGGTGATGAGGCCTGAGGTATACGACGTAATTGTGAAGTGGTGGAGGGTATACGGCTATCCCTACGTGACCGATAAATACCTAAGAATAAAGGAACAAGAGCTAGAGGTGGAGCTATGACATATAAAATAGGGCTTTTAATAGACGAGAAGAGATACGAGGCTATTAAAAACACCCCGCTGGCCCAGAGTTTAAAGTCTATGTTCGGCGGCGAGATAAAGATGTTAGAGGTTGAGGTTGATGAAGAGACCGCCAAGAGAATACTCGCGGAATTCCCGTCGGCCAGAGTAGACGCGAGGGGCTTTCTCGAGGATCTGCCAGTGGCGTTTAAGAGGGCGCTCTTCGAGGCCATAGCCCAGGAGGGGAATGCGGACAAATCGGTGTTCGAAAAAGTGTTTCAAAAAATCGACGTTATTAAAGAGGCGGCGAAGAAGGAGAAAGAATACGTGCCCCCGCCGTAGGTTGGAGCAATACTTTTTTCAAATAGGCCGAGTGCTTAACGACAAACACATAAGTTTTCCCATCCTTCTCAGTCCTTATAGTTACGCCCTTGAAGTTTTTAACCGCCTCCGACAGGGGGAGCCCGGCGTATTGAGGCGGGAACTCCACCACGTCGTTTTTCGCCCTTATATACGCCACTACGTCGCATAGACAGAACTTTTACAACACCTCTTCGTATTCCATATGGATCACTGGACTATTCCTAAAATACTTTATTACTAGGCCGTGGGAAACACCTATTTTCAATAATGTGGGAACAATTTTATTAAAGGCAATACAGAGGTTCACATATGGACCCAGTCACAATAATTTTATACGGCGTATTTCCCTATATTTCACTACTGCTTTTTGCGGGGGGCGTGTTGTATAGACTCGGCAGCTGGCTGTCCGCCAGCGGCCTCACGGGGCTTTACTCAGTGGCGGTTAAGGGCTATACCTGGAGCTTTGGCTCCAGGCTGGGGGAGGTTTTAAAACGGGTTTTCCTCCTATACACCTTGACGATGTCCGACAAAATGCTTTTAGTGGGCTCGTTCCTATTCCACTGGGGCATTTGGATAGCGTTGCTGGGCCACGCCTCTATGATTATCCCGCCGGAGCAATTCGGCATGCCTAAAGAGACGCATAAGGCCATTGCGCTATACGCCGGAGGGACAGCTGGCGTCATGTCGCTAATAGGCTTAGTGATACTCCTCATAAGAAGGATTGTGAGGAGCGACGTGAGGAGGCTGAGCTTTCTAGACGACTGGTTCGCCTTAATCCTCCTGCTCCTCCTCGTGGCCGTGGGGAATTACCAGACGCTTGTGCTACGCCCTGACTACATGGAGACTGTAGCCCCGTGGGTCCAGTCCGTGTTGGCGGGGAGCCCCAGGCTTGAGCTAGTGGAACACTGGGACTTCGCCACTAAGCTACACGTCTTCCTGGCGCTGTTGTTTATCGCGTACGTCCCGTTCGGTAAGTTAATACACCCCTTCTCCTTCTTGGCAATGCCGACGTTGTGGAAAAGCCCCACGAAACTATACGGCTACATATTGGCGAAAATAAGAGGGTAATTAACAACTTTTTTGAAATAAGATTTATAGAAGACCCACGGCTATTCACACATGACTGTAGCGGAGGCACAACACGCACACGAGGCGGTTTCCGCCCCGTCTTTGTTCAAAGCCGCCTACAACGAAAGACACCTATCCGGTACCGCTCTTATTCAAAACCGCCGACGGCACACGGCGCAGTTACTTTCATAAGTCAGGAAATCATGTCAGGAAAGCGTACTTCCTCTTGACAAATGCCAATATCAGGACGACTGGCAAATTGCTGAGCAAGGCGGCTCTAGCCTTGAACAAACCCCCACAGTTAATCAATGTTAAATACCAGTTGAATTAGAGACATGGAGTCCCCCTACGCCCCCCACCCCGCCCCGGGCAGGGCGGGGCGGCCCTGGCGCGCGGGCCGAAGGCGGGGAGAGCCCGCCGAGGGGGTTAGCGACACTCCGGGCGTTGCCCGCCCCGGAAGCCTCTGGCGATCCGGGGCCCCGTGCCCCCCCGGGACGCCCGGAGAGCAGAAAGGGGGCATGTGTCTAGACAACTGCCCCACCTACGTGAGGACTTAGGATATTTTCAACTCGCCGGTGGGCAGGGCGGAGTTGTTAAGGGCTGTGTTAAAAGCCGACTCGCCCAGCGGAAAAATCTTCGGAAAATTAGTCGGGGCGGCGAAACTCACTGAGGAGCACTTAGAGAAAATATATACCTACTACTACCAATGCCTGGAGTGTAGGAAGTGCGCATACGCCTGTCCCTTCGGCATTGACCAAGCCGATATAACCCGGCTGGTTAGGGATGTGATGTATGAGGCAGGTATAATTTCGAAATACATCGCGACGGTAATAGACGCAGTGGAGAGGACTGGCACTAACCTCGGCATGAAGCCTCTGGCGGTAGTCAAGTCTATTACATTCGCCGCGGGGGAGATAAAGGAGGAGAAAAAAGTGGAAGTGGAGTATTACATTTACAGAGACGATCAGGGGAAGATGTTAAAATATAAAGGCGATCAGCTAGTGGGCGAGGTGACTAAGGAATCAGGGGACTGGCCCGAGGCCTTGTTATTACCTCCTTCCGCCGACTTCTTTACAAATATAGAGACGTTAAAGGGGTATATGCTCTTCCTCCACCTAATGGGAATTAAATTCGCCTTCTCCACTGAAATGGCCGAGCTGGCAAACTTCGGCTTGTTCGCAAGCGAGAGGCACATGAAGTTCATCGGCCAGAAGGCGGTGAACGCCGCCTTAAGGCTTGGGGTTAAGTTCGTAATTGCGGGGGAGTGCGGACACGGATGGAGGGCGTTTAAAAACTACACAGGCCCGGAGCTGGAGAAACACGGCATTAAGACAATGCACGTATTCCACCTCGTAATAGACGCTATTAAAAACGGCAAATTGAAGCTAAACCCTGAGGCGAATGGAGATATAGTGTACACATTCCAAGACTCTTGTAACTACGCCAGAGGCGGCGATTTGACTGAGGAGCCCCGGTTTATAATTAAACACGTGGTGAAGAAATTCGTCGAGTCTCCCAACAACCGGGAGAAGACTTGGTGTTGCGGCGGCGGGGGAGGCCTGTTGACTGACGGGCTTTTGCCGTAGAGAATTCAATACGCCAAGAACTGGTACGAAGACGCCTTGAAGGCAGGCGCCAACCACGTGGTGAGGGCTTGCGCCATATGCAAGGCGCAGCTAAGCCACACTATTCCGCACCTCAACAAGGAGTACGGCAAAAGTATTACATACAGCGGGTTAATGGATTTAGTCTACAAGGCCACAGTGGTGTAATAGCTGGCAATAAATTCGAATTCTATTCGAAATTTATTTCGCAGATATTCCTATTTTGCCAGTTAATAATACATTTTAACATAAGTATCGACGATTCTATGAAATCGGTAGTAATAATAGGTGGGGGAGTTGGGGGCTTGTTCACCGCCAATAAATTGGCGTCTAAATTATCGGCAGAAATTAGAAGAGGCGAGGTGTCAGTAACTGTAGTGGAGCCTCAAGACAGACAAGTGTACCAGCCGGGCTTTCTATACGTGCCGTTTAAAGAATTAACGCCTGATGTAATGTTCAAGCCTGTGTCTAAACTGGTGTCGCCGTTAGTAAAAGTGGAGAGAGAGCCCGCGGCTAAAATTGACCTGTCGGCGAAGAAAATAGTTTTGCAAAGCGGTAAGGAGCTGAAATATGACTACTTAATCGTGGCGACTGGGGCTGTGGTGAAGACGGGGAGCTACCCCGGGTTTGGAGAGGCGTGGCACACCTTATGGACTTATGAAGGCGCTAAGAGACTGAGGGAGGCGTTGAGGAGGTTTAACGGCGGCACAATCGTAGTCTCTGTGACGTCTACGCCGTATAAATGCCCCGTCGCTCCGTACGAGTTCCTCGGACTCTTGAACGACTATTTAATGGCCACCGGGCTCAGGGCGAAGACAAAGGTTATTTTCACCACAGTGGCGCCGCACCTCCACGCCCAGCCGCAAGTCAATAAATTCCTAGAGGAGATCATGAGGATGTGGGGCTTTGATTACAAGACGAAATTCCAAGTAAACGCAATAGAGCCCGGCAAAATCTCCGGCCCGGAGGAGATTAAGGCAGATTTAATTATGGCAGTGCCGCCTCACGGAGGCTCCGAGGTTGTGACTAAGTCCGGGATAGGAGACCAAGCTGGGTGGGTGCCAGTGGATAGACACACGCTTCAGATTCAAGCCCAGGGCGCCACTGGGGCGGAATACGCCATAGGCGACGCCACTAACCTTCCAGTTCCTAAGGCGGGTTCCGTGGCTCACTTCCAGAGCGAGATTGTGTCGTCGAGAATAGCAGAGGAGATACAATTGGGATACTCCGACACTGAATACGACGGCCGCGTTATATGTTTTATACTCACAGGCTTTGAAGAGGCAACTGTGGTCTCGTGGAATTACGAAAACCCGGCGAAATACCCGCCGCCTCCCAGCCGCTTCTTCAACCGCTTGAAAGACATGACTAATTACTCTATATGGTCAGTGATGAGGTGCGGGCTATGACGGCCCAAGAGCTCAAGCCCAGCGAGGAGAAAATAGAAAAACTCATAGAATTGCTTCAACAAGACAAAGTCCAAGAGGCTTTGATAAGCATAGTTGAGCGCCTCGACATAATTAAAGAGTTGGTCAACACGCTGTATGACTTCAAGAGGAGCGGAGTATTAGATGACCTGTTAAACGCCGCCGCCTCGCTTAGGTTCTTCACCGAGGGCCTACTCACCAGGGAGTTCATGGAAAGAGTATCTATACTACAAGAGGTGGCCCTGATTGCCGGCAACAATTTAGCAATGGACAGCTCTAAGGTGGACTGTCTCACATACGCCGTAGCCGCAGCGGATGACGCAAAGCCCGTGGGCCTATTTGGCTTATTAAACGCCTTGAGAGATCCAGAGGTGCAGAGAGGACTGGGCTTTTTAATAGCAGTGCTTAAAAAACTCGGTTCTTGCCAGCGCTGAAATCCCCCCTTTTTACGTTGAATTTAACATCTCGTACCGTCTTATAATTTTCAACTCTGTAGCGCTGAGCTTCCTCCTAGCCACTTCAGACTTCTTTAATTCGCCCTCCCGAGCCGTCACCTTGTATATGGTGATCTCCCCGGGGTCTTCCCGCACGGCGTATCTGACCTCCTTGCCCTCTATCAGCTTGGGGAAATCGGCGAGTTCCTCAACGGCGTAGTAGGCGGGAGTGTGAAGTATGGCGACTCTCTCCACATACGGAAGTAGAGACGCCACGGCCTCGGCGAGGTCGTTTCTATAAGGCCCCATTAAAAAGAGGGCGTGTCTAGCGGAGTTGCGGAACTGCGCAGCGGGGACGGCCTCTACCCTCTTGCCCCTCGCCATTAACAAGGCCGTAATGGCAGAGGCCATTGAGATACAGCTGGGCGAGTTTTCAAAAACTATAACCACGTCGTCTAAATCAGAGGCCATGTCGGCGTATATTAAAGAGAGGACAGCTCTGTACTCCACCTCGGCCCCCTCCATTGAGGACATTGCGAATACTAGTTTTAAACATTGAGGGGCGAAATCAAGTGAGCATTAAAATACTGTTGCCAGTTGGCAGTATATGTATGACGTTGTAGTCCTCGGGGGCGGCAGCGCTGGCGTGGCCGCCGCCGTGAAGGCGGCGCAACTAGGGGCTAAAGTAGCCGTTGTAAACTCAGGGCCTCTCGGGGGTACTTGTGTTAATGTTGGCTGTGTGCCCAGCAAATTTCTCATCAGAGCGGCTCAGCTAAAACGCTACGCAGAACGCCCCTTCTTCAAGGGCATTTCCGCCAAAGTGGAGGTGGCTTTTGACGCGCTGTTGCAACACATGAAGGAAGTGGTGGAGGAGTTGCGCAGGGAGAAATACGAGGAGGTTTTGAAGTATTACGACGTCGACATTATAGAGGGATACGGCTACTTAAAAGATGCAAAGACCGTGAAAGTAGGGGAGAGGGAGGTGCGGGGCGAGAAGATAATAGTGGCCACTGGGGCCAGGCCTAGGGTGCCTGAGATCCCGGGCCTTAAAGAGGCCATGGCGCGAGGGATGGCCTTCACCAACGAGGAGTTTTTTAAACTTGATCATATGCCCAGCTCTATAGTGTTTATCGGCGGCGGCGCCATAGCCGCCGAGCTGTCGCAAGCGCTGGCGAGGCTGGGGATAGAGGTGGCCGTAATATACCGCAGCTCTTTTTTAAAATACGAGGAGGAGATTGCCTCCAAATTCGTCGAAGAGCTTTTAGCAAACGAAGGCGTCCGCTTAATAAAAGCCGCGGTCACTGCGGTGGAAATTAGGGGCAGGGAGGTGGAGGTGAGACACTCAGGGGGCTCCGTTAGGGCCGAGGCCCTCTTCGTGGCGGCTGGAAGGGCGCCCAATATTGAGCCGCTTGGGGGCCTCCTAAAACTGGGGCCTAACGGCGGCGTTTTAGTCAACGAGAGGATGGAGACCTCCCTCCCAGGCGTTTACGCCGCGGGAGACGTCACGGGGGGTTTAGAGGGCGCGCGCTTCTTAGAAAACGCCGCCGCCAGACAAGGCGTTGTGGCGGCGGTAAACGCCATGGGGGGAAATGCCAAGTTCAACCCCCTGGCGGTTCCCCGCGTGGTCTTCACAGATCCGGCAGTCGCCAGCGTGGGCCTCAGGGAGGAGGACATGATTAAAGGCGGCATAGGGTGTCGTTGTAGAGCCGCGCCTATTGAGGCAGTCGCGGCAGGGTGGACTAAGGGGCAGACAACGGGGTTTATAAAAATCAACACATACCCAGAGACTTGGAAAGTATCTGTAAAGAGGGGGAAAATAGCGGGAGCTTTAGTCGTTGCGCCGGAGGCAGAGGAGTTAATAAACGTCTTCGCCATGGCGATTCAGCTGGGGCTCACGGTAGAAGACTTGATTGAGTGGCTACCCAGTTTCCCCTCTTACGGAGAGGCCCTGAGGCTGGCCGCGCTTGCCTTTTATACAGATCCCACTAAACTGAGCTGTTGCGGCGGGTAAATCCCTTTTTGACGCGGCGGTATTAGGCAGTTTTTGACGCCGTCGGGGAACACTCCTCATTCCTTTAATAAAGGCACAGTTTTTAACGGCGATTTTATAGTGGCAATTTATTCACAAATGATATTTTTTATATATGTATTTCGAGAATTATATACATGGAGATAGATTACGCCGGGCTGAAGCACTTTGGCGTTGACGGCGAGCCGATAGGGGCGGATAGAGTCGGCGAGTTTCTCAAAATCCCCGGCGTTGTGGTAGACAAGCTGGCGCCGGGACAACACGTCGACTTTGTAACCCTGAGAGTTAGACATGAGGGAAAAGGCGTGGTCTCCTTCGCCAAGTCGCACCACGCCTTCGTCGAGCTGTTACGGCTTGAGCCAGGGGACGCCTTCCTTCTGTACTGCACATGCCCGATAGTGGACAAATTCCTAGTCATAACCAGAGAGGGAGAAACGGTTAAGCTGATTTACAAAAGGCTTTGAGCCTCTAAAATTATTTTTTTCATCGCGTTCATCCACTGGTATTTCGCCTCGGCGTTTTCTCTTGAGGGGCCGTAGATATTTCGCCACAATATGTCGCCGTATATAGGCCACCACGCCTTTGCGCCTCTAACAGCCTCTTGGGGAGTTAGCCTAACGGCGTCTTCGCTGTATAAAAATCCCGGGGGTTTAGCCTCTAGCCCCATATCCTCTAATATTTTGGCGGAGGCCACTAACGCCTCATAAAAAGCCGCCCATCCGGTCTTTACCACGTGCCACACCACATCGCCTACTGCATATATATCGTCCCAGCCCAGCGCCCTCATATTGTCGTCTACTCTAATATAGCCAAATTCCCCCTCCCTCGCAAGCCCTGCCTCCACCAGCCACGGCCACCCCCTATGTGGAGGAGTCCACACGAGGCTGTCATATTTCACCACATCGCCGTCGTCTAATACCAACTCATTGGCCCGCACCTCCACCACCTCGTGTCCTCCGATAAAACCTATTCCCCTCTCTTCCATTAAAGAGGCTACCTTATCGCCCAGCCCGGATATTTGGTGTACAAACTCCGCCGGTATTTCCTTTACGCCCGAGACTACAGAGATCTCGGCCTGTGGATTTAGCCACTTTATTAAAAAGGCCATTTCATAAGGCGCAGAGGTGCATCGATAAGGCAAACCTGGGTGGGCAATTACCACGCGGCCGCGTGCATTTCTCAACGCGCCTATATTAGACAGGACGTTACTATCATCGTAAATATTTACATATTTTGCGCCCGGCTCAATTGAGACATCCTCATACGCCAGCCTAATCCCCGGGGCCAGCACTAAATAGCGGTATTGAAAAACGCCTGCTGTAGTGTAGACAAGCCTATTGCCGGGATCCACTGCAAACGCCTCCCCCCTTATGTATTTCTCAAACCTCGTGGCATATTCCCCAGGCTGAGCCAAGCCGAGGACAATATCCTCCTTAGCAGGGCCCACGACGTAATATTCGCCCCTCTCTATTACTACTACGTCTAAACCCTTTAGGTTTTTTACAATTGTAGATCCCGCGAGGCCTCCCCCCACTACAACCACGTCGGCTTTTCTAATACGGGGTCTTGTCAACAAATAGCCGCCGACAGCGCCCGCGGCAATGGCGGCGACGAATTTTAGAAAATCTCGCCGTTTCATAGACTATGATAAGCGTGTACCGCTGGGTGGTAGAGGTGGATTAACACCTCAGGCACGGCGTATAACATAACGCCGCCGAAGAGAGAAGCCCAGAATTTATACGAGCTAAGTCCCCCCATTAAAGAGGCGGCCACTAAATTATTTCTAAACATGGCGTATACTATCAACGCGGCTGATCCCGCCTGTGCGGTCGCCAATATGAGCCTGGGGTATATGTCTGTAGAGAGAGGAGGCAATACCCAATATGAAAGCCAGCCGGCGGGGAAAGTTATGGCAGGTACGGGCCAAGTCTTAAGAGCTGATTTTGTAGACGACGCCACAGCCCTCAGCACGAAAACCTCAACTCCTGCGAAAGTTATTAAGCCTGATAACAACAGCGGCTCTGCCAGCTCTGAATATCTGGGTAAAGAGTATACAGCTGAGGCAATCATTAGGCCGTAGGAGTAGTTATACAGCCCAAGCCCCAGGGCTAGGGCATCGCCGGGGCTGACTTTAGTGCCAGCCCTTAGAAAAACTAGGAAAGCAGCCGAGGTTATAATTACTGCATATAAGAAAAGCGGAATGAGATTCACAGGCCAGGCTACTGCAAGAGACTTGGGGAGGGAAGAGGCGTTGCCCCCAGCCATAAGAGCCATATGAGCCGCGGCCCCGCCCGCAATTGCGTAAACATACGGCCTAGTCCCCACTCTGAGCAATGGGAAAAACAGAAAATAAACAAAGAGGAAAAAGAGGGGTTCTTTTATGAAAATCATCTCCCCCAGATTTTTAGCCACTCGCCAGAGGGAATAGCCACAACCCATACTGCGGCATCTGCCTTGAAATGTTTTACTACGGACCATGTTGATGTGTCAAGAACGACTAATCCACCTGCCCCGGCGAGATAAAAATACTTACCGTCTTGGCTGAACACCCCCTGCACCGCGCTCTTTAAGTAATCTGGAACTACTTTAACCTCTTTAATTACTTGGTATGACGGCGGAAGAGATCTCACGTATACCCCAACGCCTGACACCACAGTAACTACCTCATCCCTGGCCGGATTTTCAACAGCCATATATGCTATAGACGGATAACTGACCTCTTTTATAAGCCACGCAGTACCTCTATTTACATCTATTTCTAACACAGCCTCATAGGGCTTGGTCTCGCTCTGTAGTATTCCGTATTGTGGCTTGTAATAACTCCAATAAGTCATGAAGGGCTCTGTATACGTCTGCTCTCCTGGCTTCTTGAAATAATATCTAGCCACCTCTCTCCCAGAGGGCACTTCTAAAACTAAGCCGTATTCAGGTTTATTTGGATCTTGATCTGCTTTCACTGGTATAAAGACGTACTTCCCGTCTGGAGAAGGCGCGACGTCACACGGATTAGCGTCTAAATTTACCACGTTGACTATCTCCATTTTCTGGAGGTCAATAAACACCACCCTTTGGGCTTGTCTTTGGCTGATAATTAAATACCTGCCATCTGGCGTGACGCCGGCGTACTGTCTAGTGAATTTATCATAAGTCTTCATAAGCTTTATATCTCTAAACGTCACTCTGTCAATAAAGGCGACATATGAGCCGTTGGGGTTTTCAAATAGTAAAATAAAATACGGCAAATTCCCCAGGAAATATCTCGGCGTCCACGTCTCTAAAGTGCTGGGCTTTGCCAGTCCCTTAAGGGTAGCGTATAAAACCTCATACACTGGAGAGCTGAGGGTGTATTTCAAATCGATTTTAGCCACTACGTCGTTAGTAGAGGGGTCAATAACATATGCGTATAGGACATCCCCCTCTCTTATAGCTGCGTATACCAGACCGCGCGGCTTTACTTGTTGTTGCAACGCCTTTATTTGCTCCTCCCTCTGGGCCAGCGTCTTGTTAAGCTCTGTTATTTTAGTCTGTAGTTGGGATAGCTCCGACTTAAGCGTATCGGCCTCGGCTTTGGCTTTGCTGAGTTCTTGGGATAACTGCGCCACTTGGGAGGCATATTGTGTATACACTGCGACTAGCGCTATGAGAAGGACGACAATAATTACTACTAAGATATAAGTCGCCTTCATATTATCCGCCGCAGGCTAGGGCTATTTGTCTCTTGCCGCCTAGCTGCACTGCTACTCCAGAGGCGCCGCTTTTCACAGCCACGTCGTAAAGCATTACATCAAGCTGCACAGTGTGGACGTTAAGAGACGGCACGAGTATCATGTGTAGCGCGCTGTCGCCGACGATATACACTAAGCTACAAGTGGGATCGGCCCTAACCCTCAATCCCCCTACGTCAAGTGTCTTTATTAGTGATAAGTCTGGAACTCTCAGGGCATACGTCTTATCTGCGGTGATCACCAACATTATGCCTCTACAAGCCCGTAGATATTGGACCTCCCCACCCACTGTGGCCCTGGATATCTGCTTGCCGCTGAATCTCTCAAAGGAAATTACGTCATTGCCCTTAGCCACAAAGAAGTAGTAGGCCCCTACGAATAGCTTATCGCCGCCAACTCCGAACTCCCTCAGCTGCTCAAGATCTTCTGAGAGGACATAAAGTTTTTCTCCCGTTAGAACATATACCTCATTCTCATCTGGCATGGCCACTAGATCTCTCACATCACTGATTTTTTCACTACCCTTTTCCTCTAATTCAGGAACGCCGAGCCTATAGATACCCTCCTCGGCCCCAACATAAATATCATTCCCCATTAGTGATGCCGCCTTAATTCCCTTGATATACAGTCTAGTATATATATCTTGACCTTTAATTACATATACATATTCAGAAGAAATAAATATAGTATATCCTGCGACATCGCCTACATAAATTATTTT
It encodes the following:
- a CDS encoding FAD-dependent oxidoreductase, which translates into the protein MKRRDFLKFVAAIAAGAVGGYLLTRPRIRKADVVVVGGGLAGSTIVKNLKGLDVVVIERGEYYVVGPAKEDIVLGLAQPGEYATRFEKYIRGEAFAVDPGNRLVYTTAGVFQYRYLVLAPGIRLAYEDVSIEPGAKYVNIYDDSNVLSNIGALRNARGRVVIAHPGLPYRCTSAPYEMAFLIKWLNPQAEISVVSGVKEIPAEFVHQISGLGDKVASLMEERGIGFIGGHEVVEVRANELVLDDGDVVKYDSLVWTPPHRGWPWLVEAGLAREGEFGYIRVDDNMRALGWDDIYAVGDVVWHVVKTGWAAFYEALVASAKILEDMGLEAKPPGFLYSEDAVRLTPQEAVRGAKAWWPIYGDILWRNIYGPSRENAEAKYQWMNAMKKIILEAQSLL
- a CDS encoding ZIP family metal transporter, translated to MAKNLGEMIFIKEPLFFLFVYFLFFPLLRVGTRPYVYAIAGGAAAHMALMAGGNASSLPKSLAVAWPVNLIPLFLYAVIITSAAFLVFLRAGTKVSPGDALALGLGLYNYSYGLMIASAVYSLPRYSELAEPLLLSGLITFAGVEVFVLRAVASSTKSALKTWPVPAITFPAGWLSYWVLPPLSTDIYPRLILATAQAGSAALIVYAMFRNNLVAASLMGGLSSYKFWASLFGGVMLYAVPEVLIHLYHPAVHAYHSL